One genomic segment of Flavobacteriaceae bacterium includes these proteins:
- a CDS encoding sterol desaturase: MAEYIDTFINTFNSNVNWTWKAILFEVPWYTNYFWGLIIISLAVWGLEIVFPWRKNQALFRKDFWLDGFYMFFNFFIFFIAISGFYSVLNLIFNNLGMTPKSVALINLSAFPTWLQFVLFFIVLDFVQWFTHLLLHKYAFLWKFHKVHHSVKEMGFAAHLRYHWMENILYKPLKTFAVMILGGFEPEQAYIIHFLAIAIGHFNHTNIKITWGVFKYIFNNPVMHLYHHAYSLPEGKYGVNFGISLSLWDYLFKTNYLPEDSGALKLGFPEDDQFPKTFLKQLVYGFKKKHH, encoded by the coding sequence ATGGCAGAATATATAGATACTTTTATAAATACTTTCAACAGCAATGTAAATTGGACATGGAAAGCTATCTTGTTTGAAGTTCCCTGGTATACCAACTATTTTTGGGGATTAATAATTATTTCTTTGGCAGTTTGGGGATTGGAAATTGTCTTCCCATGGCGAAAAAACCAAGCTCTTTTCAGAAAAGATTTCTGGCTGGACGGGTTCTATATGTTTTTTAATTTTTTCATCTTCTTTATTGCAATATCCGGTTTTTACAGTGTACTCAACCTAATTTTTAACAATTTGGGAATGACTCCCAAAAGCGTAGCACTTATTAATCTTTCTGCTTTTCCCACATGGCTACAATTTGTTTTATTTTTTATTGTTTTGGATTTTGTACAATGGTTCACACATTTGCTTTTACACAAATACGCTTTCTTATGGAAATTTCACAAAGTACATCACAGTGTAAAAGAAATGGGATTTGCCGCTCATTTACGCTATCACTGGATGGAGAATATTCTCTATAAACCACTAAAAACTTTTGCTGTGATGATTTTAGGCGGTTTTGAACCTGAACAGGCGTATATCATTCATTTTTTAGCAATTGCCATTGGGCATTTTAACCATACAAATATTAAAATCACCTGGGGCGTTTTTAAATATATTTTTAATAACCCTGTAATGCATCTATACCATCACGCATATTCGCTGCCGGAAGGAAAATACGGTGTCAATTTCGGAATTAGTCTAAGTTTATGGGACTATTTATTTAAAACCAATTATCTCCCCGAAGATAGCGGAGCTCTAAAATTAGGGTTTCCCGAAGATGATCAATTTCCTAAAACCTTTTTAAAACAGCTCGTTTACGGGTTCAAAAAAAAGCATCATTAA
- a CDS encoding T9SS type A sorting domain-containing protein: protein MKNSNFHLRSLIILIFVFIVFGSTKAQTTPESCSCRLDTLGLRSYLNTLTLSENTPLRFEVQSPTSTFAVLHGTIGSTTPTVTQTFIDTYPNVTTLVMMQIPGSNDDTANLDAALRLRNRGYTTYLPAVNAYPQDAFIASGGTDMILSGTRRVIDVGAEVGVHSWSNGTNSATDFPVGHANHQPYINYYIAMGFSTADAEAFYYFTINAAPANSIHNMTETEIEQYKLRTCTYSASPTYMATLATNVLTANLAGATYQWLDCDNGNAPISGATNQSFTPTSNGNYAVQVTEADCIGTSTCYSVTTLGVSDIEFDNSISLYPNPGATKFFVDLKAINENTTVRIRSITGKTIEKRTSMGNEQITFDNHNYSKGIYLVTVTTNSRQKTMKLIIK, encoded by the coding sequence ATGAAAAATAGTAACTTTCACTTGCGATCGCTAATCATTCTTATATTCGTTTTTATTGTATTTGGAAGCACTAAGGCCCAAACTACACCGGAATCTTGTAGTTGTAGACTCGATACACTTGGTTTGAGGTCTTATTTAAATACCCTTACCCTATCGGAAAATACTCCCTTAAGATTTGAAGTGCAAAGCCCTACTTCTACCTTTGCTGTACTTCACGGCACTATAGGAAGTACAACACCGACTGTTACGCAAACTTTTATTGACACTTATCCGAATGTAACTACATTGGTTATGATGCAAATCCCGGGAAGTAATGACGACACTGCAAATTTAGATGCTGCACTAAGATTAAGAAATAGAGGGTATACTACTTATTTGCCTGCAGTGAATGCTTATCCGCAAGATGCATTTATAGCGTCCGGAGGAACAGACATGATTTTGTCAGGTACCAGACGTGTAATAGACGTTGGTGCCGAAGTGGGTGTACATTCCTGGAGTAATGGGACAAACTCGGCTACGGATTTTCCGGTAGGACATGCAAATCACCAACCCTATATTAATTACTATATTGCAATGGGGTTTAGTACTGCCGACGCAGAAGCTTTTTACTATTTTACCATAAACGCAGCCCCTGCAAATAGTATTCACAATATGACAGAAACAGAAATTGAGCAATATAAGCTCCGTACATGTACATATAGTGCAAGCCCTACGTATATGGCAACTTTAGCAACAAATGTTTTGACTGCAAATTTAGCCGGTGCAACCTATCAATGGTTGGATTGTGATAATGGAAATGCACCTATCAGCGGGGCTACAAATCAAAGTTTTACTCCTACCTCTAACGGGAATTATGCCGTACAGGTAACAGAAGCTGATTGCATTGGTACTTCTACTTGTTATTCGGTAACGACATTGGGTGTCTCTGATATTGAATTTGACAATTCAATTAGCTTATACCCTAACCCGGGAGCTACTAAGTTTTTTGTTGATTTAAAAGCCATAAATGAAAATACCACTGTCCGGATAAGGAGTATTACCGGAAAGACCATTGAAAAAAGAACCTCTATGGGAAATGAGCAAATAACCTTTGACAACCATAATTATTCAAAAGGCATTTATTTGGTTACAGTTACTACAAACAGTAGACAAAAAACAATGAAACTGATTATCAAATAA
- the msrB gene encoding peptide-methionine (R)-S-oxide reductase MsrB, with the protein MKIIILFFITVLYSCNGLAQKKEVSSKGKKVYKVAKTDAEWRKSLTRMEYYVLREAGTERSFTSPLNKNYAKGTYICAACEAPLYKSEHKFNSGTGWPSFDRAIENSVELDVDYKIGYARTELKCNACGGHLGHSFDDGPRETTGKRHCINGIALKFVPKKEQKE; encoded by the coding sequence ATGAAAATAATCATTTTATTCTTTATTACTGTTTTATATAGCTGTAATGGACTGGCACAAAAAAAAGAAGTTTCATCAAAAGGCAAGAAAGTATATAAAGTTGCCAAAACGGATGCAGAATGGAGGAAATCGCTTACCAGAATGGAGTACTATGTATTGCGTGAAGCCGGTACGGAAAGATCTTTTACAAGTCCTTTAAACAAGAACTATGCTAAAGGTACGTACATTTGTGCAGCTTGTGAAGCTCCTCTTTATAAATCCGAACATAAATTTAATTCGGGAACCGGTTGGCCTTCTTTTGACAGGGCTATTGAAAATTCGGTTGAGTTAGACGTAGATTATAAAATAGGATATGCAAGGACAGAATTAAAATGTAATGCTTGTGGTGGCCATCTAGGACATTCTTTTGATGACGGGCCAAGAGAAACTACGGGTAAAAGGCATTGTATAAATGGTATAGCTTTAAAATTTGTTCCTAAAAAAGAGCAGAAAGAATAA
- a CDS encoding transposase produces MSVHFRLKTKSQDEFNVLGDDFEILLVNARHVKNVPGHKTDKKDSKWLCKLLLSGLLKGSYIPERKIRELRDLTRYRKKLVQMISSEKNRFQKILEDANIKLSVVLTDTFCKTGLKMLNVIKMIKLIIPSNC; encoded by the coding sequence ATTTCAGTTCATTTTCGGTTAAAAACAAAAAGTCAAGATGAGTTCAATGTATTAGGGGATGATTTTGAGATTTTGTTAGTGAATGCCAGGCATGTAAAAAATGTACCAGGCCATAAAACAGACAAAAAAGACAGCAAGTGGCTTTGCAAACTATTGTTAAGTGGTTTGCTAAAGGGGAGTTACATTCCCGAGCGTAAGATTCGAGAGTTACGAGACTTAACGCGCTATCGTAAAAAGTTGGTTCAAATGATAAGTTCAGAGAAGAACCGTTTTCAAAAAATATTGGAAGATGCCAATATTAAACTATCGGTTGTATTGACAGACACGTTTTGTAAAACAGGATTGAAAATGCTTAATGTTATTAAAATGATCAAACTTATAATCCCAAGCAACTGTTAA
- a CDS encoding alpha/beta fold hydrolase produces MDLLSPQKELKPRVIMPRFIVVFSKFLYFISTSLVIRFAARLFITPFHFPVSIRESTMAKGAQKKSVFIGKINKEIHVLSYGYSKRKVLFVHGWSGRPTQFFAFADTLLEHGFMVTSFDGPAHGKSSGKTTHLIEFLITIEKINELFGPFEAAIGHSFGGICLYNAVSDFLKIKTLVTIGTGDKISDILKQFLRNLGLKETMHLSLQQFLEKNGK; encoded by the coding sequence ATGGATTTATTATCTCCACAAAAAGAGCTAAAGCCCAGAGTGATAATGCCAAGGTTCATAGTTGTTTTTTCAAAGTTTTTATATTTTATATCTACTTCTTTGGTCATTAGATTTGCTGCCAGATTATTTATTACCCCTTTTCACTTTCCGGTGTCTATAAGAGAATCAACTATGGCTAAGGGTGCACAAAAGAAAAGTGTATTTATTGGTAAAATTAATAAAGAAATTCACGTACTATCTTACGGATACTCTAAAAGAAAAGTATTATTTGTACATGGTTGGTCAGGAAGGCCTACACAGTTTTTTGCTTTTGCAGATACATTATTGGAACATGGATTTATGGTTACTTCTTTTGATGGTCCGGCACATGGAAAATCATCCGGCAAAACCACACACTTAATTGAGTTTTTAATTACCATAGAAAAAATCAATGAGCTATTCGGCCCCTTTGAAGCTGCCATAGGGCATTCTTTTGGAGGCATCTGCCTGTATAATGCAGTTTCTGATTTTTTGAAAATAAAAACATTAGTAACTATTGGAACCGGAGATAAAATTTCTGATATTTTAAAACAGTTTTTAAGAAATCTGGGATTAAAAGAGACCATGCATCTTTCATTACAGCAGTTTTTAGAAAAAAATGGAAAATAA
- a CDS encoding M48 family metalloprotease yields the protein MRKLIILATIFFLTEACSTVPITGRKRINFVSDAEVLPASFAQYKGFLEKNKLSTDTKMTRQIKSVGNKVSAAVDRFMRANDMHAEADSYKWEFNLIEDETINAWCLPGGKVVFYTGIMPVCANEDGMAAVMGHEVAHAFAKHGQERMSSGQLQQLGGIAIALGVSGKSENAQKIWNTAYGLSSGSGLLAFSRTHETEADKLGLVFMIMAGYKGSEAAEVWIRMSEKTKGRKTPPQILSTHPSNETRIKTLKTYLPEAARLAKLYNEQSNYKGK from the coding sequence ATGAGAAAATTAATTATTCTGGCTACCATCTTCTTTTTAACGGAAGCGTGTAGTACAGTGCCTATAACCGGGAGAAAGCGTATTAATTTTGTAAGTGATGCTGAGGTATTACCTGCAAGTTTTGCACAATACAAAGGGTTTTTAGAGAAAAATAAACTCTCGACAGATACAAAAATGACCCGACAAATTAAGTCGGTTGGCAATAAGGTCTCTGCGGCGGTAGATAGGTTTATGAGAGCTAATGATATGCATGCGGAAGCCGATTCGTATAAATGGGAATTTAATTTGATAGAAGATGAAACTATAAATGCATGGTGTTTGCCCGGAGGGAAGGTTGTTTTTTATACGGGCATAATGCCTGTCTGTGCTAATGAAGATGGCATGGCAGCCGTAATGGGACATGAAGTGGCACATGCATTTGCAAAGCACGGACAGGAAAGAATGTCATCAGGTCAATTACAACAATTAGGAGGTATTGCCATAGCTTTGGGAGTGTCGGGGAAAAGCGAAAATGCTCAGAAAATTTGGAATACGGCATACGGTTTAAGTTCCGGATCAGGGTTGTTGGCTTTTAGCAGAACCCACGAAACGGAAGCAGATAAATTAGGACTGGTTTTTATGATTATGGCAGGATATAAAGGATCGGAAGCTGCTGAAGTTTGGATACGAATGAGTGAGAAAACCAAAGGGAGAAAAACACCACCGCAAATTTTAAGTACACACCCGTCCAACGAAACAAGAATTAAAACCCTGAAAACGTATTTGCCGGAAGCAGCGCGGTTGGCCAAACTTTATAATGAGCAGAGCAATTACAAAGGAAAATAA
- a CDS encoding MFS transporter, with the protein MRIFLKSLSFSIFQSFNLLILFTYVKIGDKKLINAWAFYDWANSVYSLVISTAVFPLFYSGITKGKVVSFLGMKWDHPDALYGYTLSFSFLVVAFISPILSAIADYTGNKKKFLKIFCSIGSVSVMSLYFFDGIDTVWIGIVFTFFASIGFWSSIVFYNSYLPEVAHPEDQDRVSAKGFIFGYFGSVILLMINLALILNHDFFGITEAYASRISFVMVGLWWIGFAQITFRRLPNNVFEKKPEKDYIWKGFRELKIVYNEVKSYPTLKGFLVAFFLLSIGVQTIILLATIFGSTELGLDSTNLIITVLLIQLIAIAGAAIFSRLSKKYGNFTALKMTIIIWIVICFCAFLLHKDLAYVDFCFYGLGALLGLVLGAIQSLTRSTYSKLLPKTEDHATYFSFYDVTEKIAIVLGTFVYSFLYAITDSMQWSVLCLAIFFVGSFMILSTLKKTRYVR; encoded by the coding sequence ATGAGGATATTTTTGAAATCTTTGAGCTTTTCAATCTTTCAATCCTTTAATCTCTTAATCCTTTTCACTTATGTTAAAATCGGCGATAAAAAATTAATCAATGCCTGGGCGTTTTACGACTGGGCAAATTCAGTGTATTCGCTAGTAATCAGTACAGCTGTTTTTCCCTTATTTTACTCAGGTATTACCAAAGGAAAAGTAGTATCGTTCTTAGGAATGAAATGGGATCATCCGGATGCTTTATATGGCTACACCCTGTCATTTTCATTTTTGGTAGTGGCATTTATATCGCCGATTTTATCAGCAATTGCTGATTATACGGGTAATAAAAAGAAATTCCTTAAAATATTTTGTAGTATCGGATCGGTTTCGGTAATGAGTTTGTATTTTTTTGATGGAATAGATACTGTCTGGATTGGTATCGTATTTACTTTTTTTGCAAGTATTGGTTTTTGGTCCAGTATTGTTTTTTATAACTCATATTTGCCTGAAGTAGCACACCCGGAAGATCAGGACAGGGTAAGCGCCAAAGGATTTATTTTTGGATATTTCGGGTCTGTTATTTTGCTGATGATCAATCTGGCTTTGATTTTAAATCACGATTTTTTTGGAATAACGGAAGCATATGCATCGAGGATCTCATTTGTAATGGTTGGGCTTTGGTGGATAGGTTTTGCACAAATAACCTTTAGAAGATTGCCCAATAACGTATTTGAAAAGAAGCCGGAAAAGGATTATATATGGAAGGGCTTTAGAGAACTAAAAATAGTATATAATGAGGTAAAAAGCTATCCCACATTAAAAGGATTTTTAGTGGCATTTTTTTTACTGAGTATTGGCGTGCAAACCATTATTCTATTAGCAACTATCTTTGGTTCTACGGAACTGGGGTTAGATAGTACCAATTTGATTATAACGGTATTACTAATTCAACTCATTGCTATTGCCGGAGCAGCAATCTTTTCGAGATTATCTAAGAAATACGGAAATTTTACAGCGTTAAAAATGACCATTATTATTTGGATTGTCATCTGTTTTTGTGCGTTTTTATTACATAAAGATTTAGCATATGTCGATTTCTGTTTTTATGGATTAGGGGCACTGTTGGGATTGGTTTTAGGAGCTATTCAATCGCTAACCCGATCGACATATTCAAAATTACTGCCAAAAACAGAAGACCATGCAACTTACTTTAGTTTTTATGACGTAACAGAAAAAATAGCCATTGTACTGGGAACTTTTGTCTATAGTTTTTTATATGCAATAACAGATTCTATGCAATGGTCTGTATTGTGTCTGGCGATCTTTTTTGTAGGATCTTTTATGATATTAAGTACACTCAAGAAAACCAGGTATGTGAGGTAA
- the acs gene encoding acetate--CoA ligase → MTLEITSYQEYLGHYQQSIEDPSNFWGRIAAHFYWRKKWDTVLAYDWSQPSTKWFGGGQLNITENCLDRHLETKGTQTAIIWEPNHPEEKAQHITYKQLHSKVCSFANVLKNNGVRKGDTVCIYMPMVVELTVAVLACARIGAVNSVVFAGFSSTALAARINDAKCKVILTADGGFRGNKITPLKDIVDEALKTCPTIQKSIVFQRTQQTVSWNPAIDTWWHEELKKTNDNCSAEVMNAEDMLFILYTSGSTGKPKGMVHTCGGYMVYTTYSFKNVFQYKEGDIYWCTADIGWITGHSYIVYGPLCTGATTVMFEGVPGYPDFGRFWKVCEKHKVTQFYTAPTAIRTLAKHPTKLAAKYDLSTIKVLGTVGEPINEEAWHWYDTYIGKNNCPITDTWWQTETGGIMISSLAGITKDKPTFATIPLPGIQPVLLDTDGKEILTTQAEGVLAIKHPWPSLARTIYGDHQRYKNVYFSAYPNYYFPGDGALRDKNGNYRITGRVDDVVIVSGHNLGTAPIENAINEHEQIVESAVVGFPHTIKGNALYTYVITYGRVKENSALIHEIQQLVADTIGPIAKPDKVQFVKELPKTRSGKIMRRILRKVAAKDTSDLGDVSTLLNPEVVDDIIKNAL, encoded by the coding sequence ATGACACTTGAAATAACCTCATATCAGGAGTACTTAGGTCATTATCAACAAAGTATAGAAGACCCTTCTAATTTTTGGGGTCGGATTGCAGCGCATTTTTACTGGAGAAAAAAATGGGATACTGTTCTGGCTTATGACTGGTCTCAACCGTCTACTAAATGGTTTGGAGGCGGGCAATTAAATATCACTGAAAATTGTTTGGACCGACACCTCGAAACAAAAGGAACACAAACGGCAATTATCTGGGAACCTAATCATCCGGAGGAAAAAGCACAACACATCACATACAAACAACTACATAGTAAAGTATGTAGTTTTGCAAATGTGTTAAAAAATAATGGTGTTAGAAAAGGAGATACTGTTTGTATATATATGCCTATGGTAGTAGAGCTGACCGTTGCTGTTTTAGCTTGTGCCAGAATAGGTGCCGTAAACTCTGTAGTGTTTGCAGGATTCTCATCGACTGCATTGGCAGCCAGAATTAATGATGCCAAATGTAAAGTAATACTAACCGCCGACGGAGGATTCAGAGGCAATAAGATAACACCTCTGAAAGACATAGTTGACGAAGCATTAAAAACATGTCCTACTATTCAAAAATCAATTGTTTTTCAGAGAACGCAACAGACCGTCTCCTGGAATCCGGCAATTGATACTTGGTGGCATGAGGAATTAAAAAAAACAAATGACAATTGTTCTGCAGAGGTTATGAATGCAGAAGATATGTTGTTTATATTATATACTTCAGGTTCTACGGGAAAACCAAAAGGAATGGTTCACACTTGTGGAGGGTATATGGTATATACTACATATTCGTTTAAAAATGTATTTCAATATAAAGAAGGAGATATCTACTGGTGTACTGCAGATATCGGTTGGATTACCGGGCATAGCTATATTGTATACGGACCGCTATGTACCGGAGCAACAACTGTTATGTTTGAAGGAGTTCCCGGTTATCCGGATTTCGGGCGTTTTTGGAAAGTTTGTGAAAAGCATAAAGTTACTCAATTTTACACGGCTCCAACGGCTATCAGAACCTTAGCGAAACATCCGACAAAACTGGCAGCTAAATACGATTTATCAACTATAAAAGTATTAGGCACTGTTGGAGAACCTATCAATGAAGAAGCCTGGCATTGGTATGATACTTATATTGGAAAAAATAACTGCCCCATTACAGATACCTGGTGGCAAACCGAAACAGGCGGTATCATGATCTCATCTCTGGCAGGAATTACAAAAGACAAGCCTACATTTGCCACGATTCCTTTACCCGGAATTCAACCTGTACTGTTAGACACTGACGGGAAAGAAATTTTGACAACACAAGCTGAGGGAGTTTTAGCTATAAAACACCCCTGGCCATCGTTAGCAAGGACGATATACGGAGATCATCAGCGCTACAAAAATGTGTATTTTTCGGCATATCCAAATTACTATTTCCCGGGAGATGGGGCTTTGCGCGATAAAAACGGGAATTACAGAATCACAGGGAGAGTAGATGATGTAGTAATTGTTTCGGGACATAATTTAGGAACAGCTCCCATAGAAAATGCTATTAATGAGCATGAACAAATTGTAGAAAGTGCAGTGGTGGGGTTTCCGCATACTATAAAAGGAAATGCATTATATACCTATGTAATTACTTATGGAAGAGTTAAAGAAAATTCTGCACTGATACATGAAATACAACAACTAGTTGCAGATACCATCGGTCCCATTGCAAAACCGGATAAAGTTCAGTTCGTAAAAGAGTTGCCTAAAACCAGATCGGGGAAAATTATGCGAAGAATTTTACGCAAAGTAGCTGCCAAAGATACCTCTGATTTAGGAGACGTATCAACCTTACTAAATCCGGAGGTAGTAGATGATATTATTAAAAATGCACTTTGA
- a CDS encoding TSUP family transporter yields MIFLQFLEIIESHWLILLLFFIIAILYASVGFGGGSSYLAILALTGIAFTQIRTTALLCNVVVVAGNVLVFQKQKLLDWKKVVPLVVVSVPLAYLGGTVKISQAFFFILLGLTLLFAAITMWVSKRIITNKETSDKKSSVKNGIYGGFIGFISGMVGIGGGIFLAPILHLSNWGTPKKIAATASFFILVNSIAGLIGQYSSENFNSNGYVTFTLLVVVFIGGQIGNRMNIRYFTPIQLRKATAILIIFVAIRILWKSFNLLIY; encoded by the coding sequence ATGATCTTTTTACAATTTCTTGAAATTATTGAAAGTCATTGGCTTATTTTGTTGCTCTTTTTTATAATAGCCATTCTATATGCTTCTGTTGGCTTTGGAGGCGGTTCCAGTTATTTGGCAATTTTAGCTTTGACGGGTATTGCTTTTACTCAAATCAGAACTACTGCCTTGTTGTGCAATGTGGTAGTTGTCGCCGGAAACGTGTTAGTATTTCAAAAGCAAAAACTATTGGATTGGAAAAAGGTAGTACCCCTTGTTGTGGTAAGTGTACCTTTGGCTTACCTGGGAGGTACGGTAAAGATAAGCCAGGCTTTTTTCTTTATTTTATTAGGGCTTACATTATTGTTTGCAGCTATTACTATGTGGGTTTCAAAAAGAATAATTACTAATAAAGAAACATCTGATAAAAAAAGTAGTGTTAAAAATGGCATTTACGGAGGTTTTATTGGTTTTATATCCGGGATGGTAGGGATTGGAGGCGGTATTTTTCTAGCACCCATATTACATCTTTCTAATTGGGGTACTCCAAAAAAAATTGCTGCTACTGCCAGTTTCTTTATTTTGGTAAATTCTATTGCGGGTCTTATAGGGCAGTATTCAAGCGAAAATTTTAATAGCAACGGATATGTTACTTTTACCTTATTGGTGGTAGTGTTTATAGGCGGGCAAATAGGGAACCGTATGAATATTCGTTATTTTACACCTATACAACTCAGAAAAGCAACGGCAATACTCATAATATTTGTAGCAATTCGAATTTTGTGGAAATCTTTCAATCTTTTAATCTACTGA
- a CDS encoding tellurium resistance protein TerC has protein sequence MLENILTLLMLILLQGVLGFDNLLYISLESKRVPKEKQVYVRKTGILLAIVLRIVLLFVLIQLIQLFQDPILHFSFEGIAEGKVNIHSLIVLGGGIFIVYTAMKEIWHMIGVRSLDHNIEGQKEAPLGKIVTMIVIMNVVFSFDSILSAMALTDVFWVMATAIIIGGLLMIWLADKVSDFLAKNRMYEVLGLFILFVVGIMLVTEGGELAHLKLFGNEIVHMSKTTFYFVIGILVITDIVQSRYQKKLLADKESVGDMDKN, from the coding sequence ATGTTAGAGAATATTTTGACTTTGTTGATGTTAATTCTTTTACAAGGCGTATTAGGGTTTGATAATTTATTATACATTTCTCTCGAAAGCAAACGAGTTCCAAAAGAAAAACAGGTATATGTGAGAAAAACAGGGATACTACTCGCTATTGTCTTACGTATCGTTTTACTATTTGTATTGATACAACTCATACAACTTTTTCAGGATCCGATTTTACATTTTTCTTTTGAGGGAATTGCCGAAGGTAAAGTTAATATTCATAGTTTGATTGTTTTGGGAGGAGGTATTTTTATCGTATATACTGCTATGAAAGAAATTTGGCATATGATTGGTGTACGTAGTTTAGATCATAATATAGAAGGGCAAAAAGAAGCACCCTTAGGTAAAATAGTTACCATGATTGTGATTATGAATGTGGTGTTTTCTTTTGATTCTATTTTGAGTGCTATGGCACTAACTGATGTTTTTTGGGTTATGGCAACGGCTATTATTATAGGTGGATTATTAATGATTTGGTTAGCCGATAAGGTTTCCGATTTTTTAGCTAAAAACAGAATGTATGAAGTTTTGGGCTTGTTTATTTTGTTTGTCGTAGGTATTATGTTGGTTACCGAAGGAGGGGAGTTAGCACATTTAAAATTATTCGGCAATGAAATTGTTCATATGAGCAAAACCACTTTTTATTTTGTTATTGGTATTTTAGTGATTACTGATATTGTACAGAGTCGTTATCAGAAGAAATTATTGGCGGATAAAGAAAGTGTCGGAGATATGGATAAAAATTAG
- a CDS encoding phosphoribosylaminoimidazolesuccinocarboxamide synthase: MNTINETHFQFPNQKSVYRGKVREVYNINDSLLVMVASDRLSAFDVILPKQIPFKGQILNQVAVKMMNETADIVPNWFIASPDENVSIGHLCQPFKVEMVIRGYLSGHAAREYKLGKRTLCGVAMDKGMKENDPFSKPIITPSTKADNGAHDEDISREDILAKGIVTEEDYLILEDYTRKLFQRGSEIASKRGLILVDTKYEFGKTKDGKIVLIDEVHTPDSSRYFYADSYEEKQIKGEKQKQLSKEFVRQWLVENGFQGKVGQQVPKMSMEKTIEISERYIELFEQITGDTFIKANMENVLGRIEKNVISFLSNSPI; the protein is encoded by the coding sequence ATGAATACAATAAACGAAACTCATTTTCAGTTTCCAAATCAAAAATCAGTTTACAGAGGAAAAGTACGGGAAGTGTATAATATCAATGATTCTCTTCTGGTTATGGTGGCCTCTGACAGGCTTTCTGCTTTTGATGTAATACTTCCGAAACAAATTCCGTTTAAGGGGCAAATATTAAATCAGGTTGCTGTAAAAATGATGAATGAAACAGCTGATATAGTTCCTAACTGGTTCATTGCAAGCCCGGATGAAAATGTCTCCATTGGTCATTTATGCCAGCCTTTTAAGGTAGAAATGGTCATACGCGGATATTTATCCGGGCATGCTGCCAGAGAATATAAACTAGGAAAAAGAACATTATGCGGAGTTGCAATGGATAAAGGAATGAAAGAAAACGATCCGTTTTCCAAGCCTATTATTACGCCTTCTACCAAAGCAGATAACGGAGCACATGATGAGGATATTTCCAGAGAAGATATACTTGCAAAAGGAATTGTTACGGAAGAAGATTATTTAATTCTGGAGGATTATACGCGTAAATTGTTTCAAAGAGGATCAGAGATAGCTTCCAAACGAGGGTTGATCTTAGTAGATACCAAATATGAGTTCGGAAAAACCAAAGATGGTAAGATTGTGTTAATTGATGAGGTGCATACACCGGATTCTTCGCGTTATTTTTATGCCGATAGTTATGAAGAAAAACAAATCAAAGGAGAAAAGCAAAAACAATTGTCCAAAGAATTTGTACGCCAATGGCTGGTAGAAAATGGGTTTCAGGGGAAAGTCGGGCAGCAGGTTCCCAAAATGTCTATGGAAAAAACCATCGAAATCTCAGAACGTTATATAGAGCTTTTTGAACAGATTACCGGAGATACTTTTATAAAAGCCAATATGGAAAATGTGTTAGGCAGGATTGAGAAAAATGTAATATCCTTTTTATCAAACTCACCTATATGA